TCAACTGCATTTTCTCGAGCTCTTTTTGCAATTCGAGTATGCGATCATAATTGAGCTGAAGTATCACGACAAACGTGTTCATCGAAATATGGGCGATAATCGGCACTATTATCCGTTTTGTCCTTACATATAAAAAGGCAAAGGCAAACCCCATAGCAGTATAAAGAAGAATATGGGTGAAATCCATGTGCACGACCGCAAAAATAACCGAACTGATTAAACCAGCAAAGAAAAAGTTCATTTTTTTATACAGCGAGCCGAAGATAATTTTCCTGAAAATAATTTCTTCTAAAATCGGGCCGAAAATAGAGGAAACAACGATTACTAATGGAAGTGATTTAATAAGCGCTAAAATGGCCTCAGTATTTTCAGAACCCGGATCAATTCTAAAAATATACATTTCGATGGTAGCGGCTATGATCTGCGAGAAATATGCAAGAAAAATACCGCCAATCGCCCATCCGATTGATGCACCGACCGATGCCTTCGATTTATTGCGAAGCGTTGTTTTGGGTGCTGTTCGCAAAATCAATAAAACGACGATCAGGCAGATTGTAAAGCTGGAAATGGTCCAGATGCCCGCTGCTTCAGTTTGCTCATAGCCCATTGCAAAAAGAAGAGGCAAACCAATAATTGATGAAAGATGCATCAAGACGTATGTGAGAATGATGAACCAATATTGTTTATTCAAAGACTCGGAACTCCTTTTCTAAATAGGTCGGGTGGAACTTCATATTATTGTATCATAAACAGTGAAAATATTCGGTTACAAAGGGTTTCCGAAGAAAACTGTCGATACATGTAAGCGTGAAAAAAATTTAATCATTATACTTGAAATTGCTTGAGAGTTTCTATATTATATTAACTGTGTTAGCACTCATTAGTGTTGAGTGCTAATACTACATACTTACTATATTGAGGAGGTTGTTTCATTGTTAAAGCCATTAGGTGATCGCGTTGTCATCGAACTCGTTGAATCTGAAGAAAAAACTGCAAGCGGGATTGTTTTGCCTGATTCCGCAAAAGAAAAGCCGCAGGAAGGTAAAATTGTTGCTGCTGGTTCAGGTCGCGTGTTAGAAAGCGGAGAGCGCGTTGCATTAGAAGTAAAAACAGGAGACCGTATTATCTTCTCAAAATATGCCGGAACTGAAGTAAAATATGAAGGCACTGAATACTTAATTTTACGCGAAAGCGACATTTTAGCTGTTATCGGTTAAGAAATAAATAACGTATTTTTAAAATTATGAGGAGGTTTCGAAACGATGGCAAAAGATATTAAATTTAGCGAAGAAGCTCGCCGTGCCATGCTTCGCGGTGTAGATGCACTTGCTGATGCTGTAAAAGTAACGTTAGGACCGAAAGGACGCAATGTCGTTCTTGAGAAAAAATTCGGTTCACCTTTAATTACAAATGACGGTGTAACGATTGCAAAAGAAATCGAGCTGGAAGACGCATTTGAAAACATGGGTGCGAAGCTAGTAGCCGAAGTTGCTAGTAAAACAAACGATGTAGCTGGTGACGGTACAACGACTGCTACAGTTCTAGCTCAAGCTATGATTCGTGAAGGTCTTAAAAACGTAACAGCTGGCGCTAACCCTGTCGGCGTTCGCAAAGGGATTGAAAAAGCTGTTGCTGTTGCTGTTGAAAATCTAAAAGAAATCTCTAAACCAATCGAAGGAAAAGAATCTATTGCTCAGGTTGCTGCTATTTCTGCCGCTGACGAAGAAGTAGGAAGCTTGATTGCAGAAGCGATGGAGCGCGTTGGAAACGACGGCGTTATTACGATCGAAGAATCTAAAGGCTTCACAACTGAACTTGAAGTGGTTGAAGGAATGCAATTCGACCGCGGATACGCATCTCCTTACATGGTTACTGACTCTGATAAGATGGAAGCGGTTCTTGACGATCCTTACATCTTGATCACTGACAAAAAAATCACTAACATTCAAGAGATCCTTCCTGTGCTTGAGCAGGTTGTTCAACAAGGCAAGCCGCTATTATTGATTGCTGAAGACATTGAAGGTGAAGCTCTTGCTACATTAGTATTAAACAAACTTCGCGGAAC
This window of the Bacillus gobiensis genome carries:
- a CDS encoding CPBP family intramembrane glutamic endopeptidase, with the translated sequence MNKQYWFIILTYVLMHLSSIIGLPLLFAMGYEQTEAAGIWTISSFTICLIVVLLILRTAPKTTLRNKSKASVGASIGWAIGGIFLAYFSQIIAATIEMYIFRIDPGSENTEAILALIKSLPLVIVVSSIFGPILEEIIFRKIIFGSLYKKMNFFFAGLISSVIFAVVHMDFTHILLYTAMGFAFAFLYVRTKRIIVPIIAHISMNTFVVILQLNYDRILELQKELEKMQLIIGGFFS
- the groES gene encoding co-chaperone GroES, yielding MLKPLGDRVVIELVESEEKTASGIVLPDSAKEKPQEGKIVAAGSGRVLESGERVALEVKTGDRIIFSKYAGTEVKYEGTEYLILRESDILAVIG